In a genomic window of Virgibacillus sp. SK37:
- a CDS encoding FadR/GntR family transcriptional regulator, whose product MIRKTNRKSLVEQVAEQMEHLIEQREWKVGEKLPPEMELMEEFDVSRNTLREAIRALVHAGLLETKQGSGTIVRSTSVLGAALERHIKKSTMLETLEVRLALEKQAAQMAAEQRTEADLAMIKTYIDRSKNASVNQDLDQFIASDIQFHKTIVQASGNQLLVDLYEHMTDILYSFVHDFMVMKPSFPLEQEVHLGLFEAIQKQDKNSAASYVEHDMEVLKENIITMMEE is encoded by the coding sequence ATGATCCGTAAAACAAATCGCAAGTCACTAGTAGAACAGGTTGCAGAACAGATGGAACATTTAATTGAACAAAGAGAATGGAAGGTAGGAGAAAAACTTCCGCCTGAAATGGAACTAATGGAGGAATTTGACGTTAGCCGTAATACATTAAGGGAAGCAATTCGAGCTTTAGTACACGCCGGTTTATTGGAAACAAAACAAGGTAGTGGAACCATTGTACGATCCACAAGTGTTCTCGGCGCCGCATTGGAGCGTCATATAAAAAAATCCACCATGCTCGAAACACTTGAAGTACGATTAGCTTTGGAAAAACAAGCAGCTCAGATGGCTGCTGAACAAAGAACAGAAGCTGATTTGGCAATGATTAAAACATATATAGATCGTTCTAAGAATGCATCTGTAAACCAAGACTTGGACCAGTTTATTGCTTCCGATATTCAGTTTCATAAAACGATTGTGCAGGCCTCCGGCAATCAGTTACTGGTTGATTTATATGAACATATGACTGATATACTGTATTCTTTTGTTCATGATTTCATGGTTATGAAGCCATCCTTTCCACTAGAACAGGAGGTTCATCTCGGACTTTTTGAAGCCATTCAGAAGCAGGATAAAAATTCTGCCGCTTCTTATGTTGAGCATGATATGGAGGTATTAAAGGAAAATATAATTACAATGATGGAGGAGTAG
- a CDS encoding DUF4188 domain-containing protein yields the protein MGKQIFKGRYTTENDNDMVVFIIGMRINRRLAIHKWLPVFLAMPSMIKELYTHQEQLGFLSMESFFGLRTTVMIQYWNSTEDLLTYARGEKHLKAWKAFNQKVGNNNAVGIYHESYQIKKGTYESVYGNMPLYGLSKALPHLPIGRDINNARKRLEFDKK from the coding sequence ATGGGAAAGCAGATATTCAAGGGTCGTTATACAACGGAAAACGATAACGACATGGTAGTTTTCATTATTGGCATGCGAATCAACAGAAGACTTGCCATTCATAAGTGGTTGCCGGTTTTTTTAGCAATGCCTTCTATGATAAAGGAGTTATACACTCATCAGGAGCAACTTGGATTTTTGTCTATGGAAAGTTTCTTTGGTCTAAGGACTACTGTCATGATTCAGTATTGGAATTCAACGGAAGACCTTTTAACGTATGCGAGGGGAGAGAAACATTTAAAAGCCTGGAAAGCTTTTAATCAAAAGGTAGGCAACAATAATGCGGTTGGTATTTATCACGAATCCTACCAAATAAAAAAAGGAACCTATGAATCTGTCTATGGTAACATGCCATTATACGGATTAAGCAAGGCTCTTCCACACCTCCCAATTGGCAGAGACATAAATAATGCCAGAAAAAGACTGGAATTTGATAAAAAATAA
- a CDS encoding disulfide bond formation protein DsbD: MLKNRSLLLEKGEGKLNRQTFNIIGWILLLVMGVSWIVFGYSSWYLLLLPLSYISFSISDGSIKKLGKLSISQATLILFALAVSVGIVFGLIQLANYVINEKLHLTGVIKTVSQIIAIIISLYPVKFTFGSIVYKIYGDSNANKT; encoded by the coding sequence ATGTTGAAGAATCGGAGCCTTTTGTTGGAAAAGGGGGAAGGTAAATTGAACAGACAGACTTTTAACATAATAGGATGGATTTTACTTTTAGTAATGGGAGTATCCTGGATTGTGTTTGGTTATTCGAGCTGGTATCTGTTGTTACTCCCATTATCTTATATCAGTTTTTCAATCAGTGATGGTAGCATAAAAAAATTAGGGAAACTGTCTATATCACAAGCTACTTTAATCTTGTTTGCGTTAGCGGTATCGGTGGGTATTGTGTTTGGTCTAATTCAATTAGCAAATTACGTCATTAACGAAAAATTACATCTTACAGGAGTAATCAAAACAGTCAGCCAGATAATTGCTATTATTATCTCGTTATACCCTGTTAAGTTTACGTTTGGCAGCATTGTTTATAAGATATACGGTGATTCAAATGCTAATAAAACGTAA
- a CDS encoding MFS transporter yields MVPKLINWKNPLLLLLGIGVSNLGAWIYLIALNLIVLDMTESPLAVSVLYILIPVATLCTNFWSGSFIDRLNKRNLMIFLDLIRALSIFLLPFLDSLMLIYIWVFVINIASSIFEPTAMVYMTKLIPKTDRQRFNAFRNFINSSGFILGPSVAGFLFMVGSPYFAIQLNAFALCISAIIIFLLPNLELRGETVITEKVSIRVIRNDWREILSFGKLNMHITLVYILFSGITVFMTALDSLEVAFATKVLSLSESAYGFLVSIAGIGIIFGSLTNVLFASRLKTNILIGFGAIFTPVGYLIFAFSQSFLWASFGFFTLTFALSFGNIGFLTFYQNNVPVNIMGRFSSVLGILEAVFIILFTALIGIFAELYDIRFIYIIGSFAFLVLGFIMNAVVLDKTKKDYYYQENNLEKESEPI; encoded by the coding sequence ATGGTGCCGAAATTAATTAATTGGAAAAATCCCTTATTACTTTTATTAGGTATAGGCGTGTCAAATTTAGGTGCTTGGATTTATTTAATTGCGCTTAACTTGATTGTTTTGGATATGACAGAATCACCATTAGCTGTATCAGTTCTTTATATCCTTATACCAGTTGCCACTTTATGTACTAATTTTTGGTCAGGGAGTTTTATTGACAGGTTAAATAAAAGAAATTTAATGATTTTCTTAGACCTGATCAGAGCATTATCCATATTTTTGCTCCCATTTTTGGATTCATTGATGTTAATTTATATATGGGTTTTTGTCATCAATATTGCTAGCTCAATTTTTGAGCCCACAGCTATGGTTTATATGACAAAACTTATACCTAAGACGGATCGACAAAGATTTAACGCGTTTAGAAATTTTATTAATTCAAGTGGATTCATTCTAGGTCCATCGGTTGCAGGTTTTTTGTTTATGGTAGGTTCTCCCTATTTCGCTATTCAGCTGAATGCTTTCGCCTTATGTATATCAGCCATAATAATCTTTTTACTTCCTAATTTGGAGTTAAGAGGGGAAACTGTTATAACTGAAAAAGTGAGTATTAGAGTAATCAGAAATGATTGGAGAGAAATTCTTAGCTTTGGCAAATTAAACATGCATATTACATTAGTTTATATTCTCTTTAGTGGGATTACAGTATTCATGACTGCATTGGATTCTTTAGAAGTTGCATTTGCAACAAAAGTTCTTTCGTTATCTGAAAGTGCTTATGGATTTCTTGTAAGTATTGCAGGAATAGGGATTATATTTGGTTCATTAACAAATGTTTTATTCGCTAGTCGTTTAAAGACTAACATCCTTATCGGTTTTGGTGCGATTTTTACACCGGTTGGTTATTTGATCTTTGCATTCTCACAAAGTTTTCTTTGGGCATCTTTTGGGTTTTTTACGTTAACATTTGCCTTGTCATTTGGAAACATTGGCTTTTTAACATTTTATCAAAACAATGTACCAGTAAATATCATGGGGAGATTTTCAAGTGTCCTCGGCATATTGGAGGCAGTATTTATAATATTATTTACGGCTTTAATTGGTATTTTTGCTGAGTTATATGATATTCGGTTCATATATATTATAGGATCCTTTGCCTTTTTAGTCTTGGGATTTATTATGAATGCAGTGGTTTTGGATAAAACGAAAAAAGACTATTACTATCAAGAAAATAATTTGGAAAAAGAATCTGAACCCATTTGA
- a CDS encoding HAMP domain-containing sensor histidine kinase produces the protein MYCWLIIAVLTFLLLISIGALLLLHWDIRKMTNQLEGIIENFGTNELVRTNTQSKSLKHFIKKINQLIYSYKQDQQYKEKREQDLKQEITNISHDLRTPLTSMKGFSELLTDPSLNEEQRKEFLAIVQKKIDNLTMMVDVFYELSQIGLMDHPLVMERQLVDQSVAETLLMFYDDFEQKQLKVHVEEVSVSPIMADRKATNRIIINIIQNALRYAKSYFTINLVEEENYIRLKAINDVEAFNRTELSHIFDRTFTMDTSRTGGQLGLGLHIVQQLMNKQGGTVTADVVNDEFIIEVCFKKWNCNKMTDF, from the coding sequence ATGTATTGCTGGTTGATCATCGCTGTGTTGACGTTCTTATTACTCATAAGTATCGGTGCACTTTTGCTTTTACATTGGGATATAAGAAAAATGACGAATCAATTGGAAGGCATTATTGAAAACTTTGGCACAAATGAATTGGTCCGCACTAATACGCAAAGCAAAAGCCTGAAACATTTTATTAAAAAAATCAACCAGCTTATTTATTCCTATAAGCAAGATCAGCAATATAAAGAAAAAAGAGAGCAAGATCTAAAGCAAGAAATCACTAATATCTCTCACGATTTGCGAACCCCATTAACCTCTATGAAAGGTTTTTCGGAATTGTTAACAGATCCCTCTTTAAATGAGGAGCAAAGGAAAGAATTTTTAGCTATTGTGCAAAAGAAGATCGATAATCTTACTATGATGGTCGATGTATTTTATGAGCTCTCACAGATCGGTTTGATGGATCATCCACTGGTTATGGAACGCCAGCTAGTTGATCAAAGCGTAGCTGAAACGCTACTGATGTTCTACGATGATTTTGAACAGAAGCAATTAAAGGTCCATGTAGAAGAAGTTTCCGTATCTCCAATTATGGCCGACAGAAAAGCTACAAATCGTATTATAATTAACATCATTCAAAATGCCCTGCGCTATGCCAAAAGCTATTTCACTATCAACCTGGTTGAAGAAGAAAATTATATCCGATTAAAAGCAATAAACGATGTGGAAGCATTTAATCGTACGGAACTTTCTCACATTTTCGATCGGACATTCACCATGGATACCAGTCGAACTGGCGGCCAACTTGGATTAGGGCTGCACATTGTTCAACAGCTTATGAATAAGCAGGGAGGAACAGTAACAGCAGATGTGGTTAATGATGAATTCATAATAGAGGTATGTTTTAAGAAATGGAATTGTAATAAAATGACTGATTTTTAG
- a CDS encoding alpha/beta fold hydrolase, translating to MKANFAAINKRKGLIEKEWCKTYFEIHTSDSQVNDSTPIILLAGGPGLSFTTLTPLLRLARTRTVVVYDQLGSGKSTRSDQLSSLSISDFIEQFNDVITELGIKNFHILGHSWGAILAVNVALQFPKNVQSLILHSGIADWKDCLKHRKKFESDFFPKNLKETIYKLKQNEKISSEEIESANILFNQLFYCRTTYPIYLDKALEDKDSGTNQLIWNTDKNEEMANYNICPRLKEIKCPTLIISGKYDGISVGQGELFNSLIQNSKHIVFNNSSHYAHIEEEQEFIRQVSNFLNTSS from the coding sequence ATGAAAGCAAATTTTGCTGCTATAAATAAAAGAAAGGGGCTTATTGAGAAGGAGTGGTGTAAGACATACTTCGAAATACATACATCTGACTCTCAGGTAAATGATTCAACACCCATTATACTTCTAGCAGGAGGTCCAGGGCTTTCTTTTACTACTTTAACACCACTTTTACGGTTAGCTCGAACACGAACCGTTGTTGTTTACGATCAACTAGGTAGTGGGAAATCAACAAGGTCAGACCAGCTCAGCTCATTAAGTATTAGTGATTTTATAGAACAATTTAACGATGTTATAACAGAATTAGGAATTAAAAATTTCCACATACTTGGTCATTCTTGGGGAGCTATTTTAGCAGTTAATGTTGCGCTACAGTTTCCCAAGAATGTGCAAAGTTTAATATTACATAGTGGTATAGCAGATTGGAAGGATTGCCTTAAACATAGAAAAAAATTTGAATCAGATTTTTTCCCAAAGAATTTAAAAGAAACTATTTATAAATTAAAACAAAATGAAAAGATTTCTTCTGAAGAAATAGAATCTGCTAATATATTATTTAACCAATTATTTTATTGTAGGACTACATATCCAATATATTTAGATAAAGCATTAGAAGATAAAGATTCAGGAACAAACCAGTTAATTTGGAACACAGATAAAAATGAAGAAATGGCGAATTATAATATTTGTCCAAGATTAAAGGAAATCAAGTGTCCAACATTAATTATCAGTGGAAAATATGATGGAATCTCTGTTGGACAAGGAGAATTATTTAATTCTTTGATACAAAACAGTAAGCACATAGTTTTCAACAATTCGTCCCATTATGCACATATTGAAGAAGAACAAGAATTCATAAGACAAGTTTCAAATTTCTTGAATACTAGTAGTTGA
- a CDS encoding MFS transporter — MEKLPGVYTNNNTTKASWLLLIGVLLVGTNLRVPITSVGALITFIRDDLGISNSVAGLITTLPLLAFAILSPFAPKIANRIGMEWTIALSLAVLITGIIIRSITGITFLFIGTLFIGLAIAIGNVLIPAIIKMSFPLKIGIMTGIYAVFMNIFGALGSGLSVPISSIGNMGWQGALGIWGFLAVISLLIWLPQLRKKREPEAGVATEPKTNLWRSPLAWGVTLFMGGQSLAFYTLITWMPDMLNSIGYNPGTAGWMVFLLQAALIPTTFVVPVIAERLKNQIGLAVGTAVLFMIGFCGLLLGSVMLVPLSAILLGIAGGSGFSLSMMFFTIRTKDGKEAAELSGMAQSFGYLLAAVGPVLAGTLHDISHGWTMPILFLLLISVMILIAGIVSGKEGMVSNQFKKKNRKELARGH; from the coding sequence ATGGAGAAACTACCAGGAGTATACACAAACAACAACACTACGAAAGCCAGCTGGTTATTACTAATAGGAGTTCTGTTAGTCGGGACGAACTTAAGGGTGCCCATCACTTCCGTCGGGGCACTTATTACTTTTATCCGGGACGATCTTGGCATCAGCAACTCTGTAGCAGGGTTAATAACAACATTGCCTTTGCTTGCATTTGCAATTCTTTCGCCTTTTGCCCCGAAAATAGCGAACCGGATAGGAATGGAATGGACAATAGCACTGTCATTAGCCGTGCTGATTACTGGTATTATCATTCGATCCATAACAGGAATCACTTTCTTATTTATTGGAACACTTTTTATTGGTCTGGCTATCGCCATTGGGAATGTTTTAATTCCAGCAATTATTAAAATGAGTTTTCCTTTGAAAATAGGCATCATGACAGGTATATATGCTGTTTTCATGAATATATTTGGTGCTCTGGGCTCTGGCTTGAGTGTACCAATTTCTTCTATTGGCAATATGGGGTGGCAAGGAGCGCTCGGTATCTGGGGATTTCTTGCAGTTATATCTTTACTCATCTGGCTCCCACAGCTACGGAAAAAGCGTGAACCTGAAGCTGGTGTAGCAACAGAACCAAAAACGAATTTATGGCGTTCCCCGCTCGCCTGGGGTGTGACCCTGTTTATGGGCGGACAGTCGTTAGCCTTTTATACGTTAATCACCTGGATGCCGGATATGTTAAACTCGATCGGTTATAATCCAGGCACTGCCGGTTGGATGGTCTTCCTCTTGCAAGCAGCATTAATTCCAACTACTTTTGTTGTTCCGGTAATCGCTGAAAGACTAAAGAATCAAATTGGTTTAGCTGTTGGAACTGCTGTATTGTTTATGATTGGATTTTGCGGATTACTGCTGGGTAGTGTGATGCTTGTACCCTTATCGGCAATTCTGCTTGGTATTGCCGGAGGAAGTGGTTTCAGTCTCTCGATGATGTTCTTTACAATACGAACAAAAGATGGAAAAGAAGCTGCAGAACTGTCTGGCATGGCTCAATCATTTGGCTATCTTTTAGCTGCTGTAGGTCCTGTGCTTGCCGGTACCTTGCATGACATCAGCCATGGATGGACCATGCCTATTTTATTCTTACTTCTCATTTCTGTTATGATTCTAATAGCAGGTATCGTGTCTGGGAAAGAAGGTATGGTATCCAATCAATTCAAAAAGAAAAATAGAAAAGAGTTGGCAAGGGGGCATTAA
- a CDS encoding ABC transporter permease, protein MINYIKSENYRLLRKKGLYITSLTSLVLITAAAYVLHFLGENEANFPYATSIFFYSNVIAGSLLIIIVAFVFNQALTGRDTSIIKQSVSFGVSRNTIFWSKLLLTLGYFLFLCAIGLVLMIILGENLLFSEGESIGNFLLASLNMLPLILAAFSMIHMLKMLKVGDLYTLILLLFVFMFSGDFLRLLFRPVSGLQEVYKYAPSSLFNKNLMEFIDHGAALDYRYWILGMVISTASLTIGARRFAKQNID, encoded by the coding sequence ATGATTAATTATATAAAAAGTGAAAATTACCGATTGCTTCGTAAAAAAGGTCTCTATATAACAAGTCTGACTAGTTTAGTATTAATAACTGCAGCAGCGTATGTTTTACACTTTTTGGGAGAAAACGAAGCCAATTTCCCATATGCAACAAGCATCTTTTTTTATTCAAATGTTATTGCTGGAAGCCTGCTGATTATAATTGTAGCATTTGTTTTCAATCAGGCACTCACTGGCAGAGATACTTCTATAATTAAACAATCCGTTTCCTTTGGCGTGTCCCGTAATACGATTTTTTGGTCAAAGCTTCTTCTGACATTAGGTTACTTTTTGTTTCTCTGTGCCATTGGTCTTGTCTTAATGATCATATTAGGTGAAAACCTGTTATTTAGTGAAGGGGAATCAATAGGAAACTTCCTTCTAGCCAGCTTGAATATGTTGCCATTAATACTAGCTGCTTTTTCTATGATTCATATGTTGAAAATGTTAAAGGTTGGGGATCTCTATACACTTATTTTATTGCTATTTGTCTTTATGTTTTCTGGAGACTTTTTACGATTACTGTTCAGGCCTGTATCTGGTTTACAGGAGGTTTATAAATATGCTCCAAGCTCATTGTTTAATAAAAACTTAATGGAATTTATTGACCATGGAGCAGCATTGGATTATCGTTATTGGATTCTCGGTATGGTAATATCAACGGCTTCACTAACTATAGGTGCAAGAAGATTCGCTAAACAAAATATCGACTAA
- a CDS encoding response regulator transcription factor has product MEERFRILIIEDDQEISRLLCMIIEKADMVAVPAYSGTEGLLQLQQNQYDLVLLDLMLPGLSGEAFIMQVREENTLPIIVISAKIGIEDKVNVLKIGADDYITKPFNKQEVMARVEVQLRKSNDQLPSPSKTERVWRDLRIHPDKRSATLENQELQLTNAEFDILLFLVSAPERAFSKRQIYEGIWTGPYLGDDNTISVHVSNIRKKMAGITSVAYIKTIWGVGFMLI; this is encoded by the coding sequence ATGGAAGAGAGGTTCCGTATATTAATAATTGAAGATGATCAGGAAATTAGTAGATTATTATGTATGATTATTGAAAAGGCTGATATGGTTGCAGTTCCGGCATATTCCGGAACAGAAGGTTTATTACAACTACAGCAAAACCAATACGATTTAGTCCTGCTGGATTTGATGTTACCGGGACTGAGTGGAGAAGCGTTTATCATGCAGGTGAGAGAAGAGAATACCCTGCCAATTATTGTGATCTCAGCAAAAATAGGTATTGAGGATAAAGTCAACGTATTGAAAATAGGGGCAGATGATTACATAACGAAGCCATTTAATAAACAAGAAGTGATGGCAAGGGTCGAGGTGCAATTACGTAAGTCTAATGATCAATTACCGAGCCCGTCAAAAACGGAAAGAGTTTGGCGGGATCTAAGAATTCACCCAGACAAACGATCCGCCACCTTAGAAAATCAGGAGCTGCAATTAACAAATGCTGAGTTTGATATTCTATTATTTTTGGTAAGCGCTCCAGAACGTGCTTTTTCAAAAAGGCAAATCTATGAAGGTATTTGGACTGGCCCCTATCTAGGCGATGATAATACAATTAGTGTACATGTTTCTAATATACGTAAAAAAATGGCTGGAATTACCTCTGTTGCATACATAAAGACCATTTGGGGAGTAGGCTTTATGCTGATTTGA
- a CDS encoding PspC domain-containing protein: MAEFFGISSFGVRILFIILPANLLIYIILANTIPDSPPSL; encoded by the coding sequence ATTGCAGAGTTTTTCGGTATTTCCTCTTTTGGAGTAAGAATACTTTTCATCATTTTACCTGCTAATTTACTAATTTATATTATTCTCGCAAATACAATTCCTGACAGCCCACCGTCTTTGTAG
- a CDS encoding ATP-binding cassette domain-containing protein gives MNSVIQTYRLTKMFKQDEVIKPLDFTLEKGEICALIGKNGAGKSTFFKMLAGQLIPTSGDIQLCGKSGKEMEQAKKRMGFMIETPAFFPDFNAFQNLEYFRIQRGVAEKERIYEVLQIVGLANQKKKRFKDYSMGMKQRLGIALCLLGSPDCLILDEPINGLDAEGIMEIRNLLLKLNQEKQITILVSSHILTELQLLARRFVFIKNGVITEDLSREALDEKSRKQIRMKVDNPTKAAQLLERTYPDVQFKVLQDQVISLRNHVEKGAEINRLFIDNGVSVMEFRMEALNLEEYFFGLVEGNAND, from the coding sequence ATGAATAGTGTTATTCAAACGTATAGATTGACAAAAATGTTCAAACAGGATGAAGTCATCAAACCCTTGGATTTCACCTTGGAAAAAGGAGAAATTTGCGCATTAATCGGTAAGAACGGTGCAGGGAAGTCAACATTTTTTAAAATGCTTGCTGGACAATTAATCCCGACTTCCGGAGATATTCAACTATGTGGGAAGTCAGGGAAGGAAATGGAGCAAGCAAAAAAGCGGATGGGTTTTATGATTGAGACACCTGCTTTTTTTCCGGATTTCAATGCATTTCAAAACCTGGAATATTTCCGCATCCAACGGGGAGTTGCCGAGAAGGAACGGATTTATGAAGTATTACAAATCGTCGGTTTAGCGAATCAAAAAAAGAAACGATTTAAAGATTATTCCATGGGGATGAAGCAAAGATTAGGAATAGCTCTTTGTCTGCTCGGCAGTCCGGATTGTTTAATACTGGATGAACCCATTAATGGACTGGATGCAGAAGGGATCATGGAGATTCGTAATCTGCTATTGAAGCTGAATCAGGAAAAGCAAATTACGATCCTAGTCTCTAGCCATATTTTAACTGAACTTCAATTGTTGGCAAGACGTTTTGTATTTATTAAAAACGGTGTAATTACTGAGGATTTAAGTAGAGAAGCTTTAGATGAAAAAAGCAGGAAACAAATAAGAATGAAAGTAGACAACCCAACAAAAGCAGCTCAATTACTTGAAAGAACATATCCGGATGTTCAATTCAAAGTACTACAAGATCAGGTCATAAGCCTCCGAAATCATGTGGAGAAAGGTGCTGAAATAAATCGTCTGTTCATCGACAATGGCGTGTCCGTGATGGAATTTCGTATGGAAGCACTGAATCTGGAAGAGTATTTTTTTGGATTAGTGGAGGGGAATGCAAATGATTAA
- a CDS encoding alpha/beta fold hydrolase has product MKGFKETVDDYTFRGYEFGDNSLPSLVCLHGLTVDSKSFFGLIEYLIDDFHLILLDNPGHGETQLLNLEQDYRFSSLAKRIYKVLQKITNELFYILGHSWGADLALNFTKIFPNKIKGVILVDGGYVFPEQVDGMTEEMALAGWREYIKSSKYCSWDEVVKKYQNYTTKQWDTWLDSLITSNFKKVKDNYVLKANEFSVLAAIKAFYIEPCSTTYDSIKCPVLLFHATIPKTDSSRNKGIQRIKKDINEIKVIGIDNTKHNIHWDCPDIVANEILLWKREHNQ; this is encoded by the coding sequence TTGAAGGGTTTTAAAGAAACGGTAGATGACTATACTTTTCGCGGATACGAATTTGGTGATAATAGTCTTCCTTCACTTGTTTGTCTTCATGGATTGACAGTTGATTCTAAGAGTTTTTTTGGTCTTATTGAATATTTAATAGATGACTTCCACCTCATTCTCTTAGATAATCCAGGTCACGGAGAAACTCAATTACTTAATCTAGAACAGGATTATAGATTTTCTTCTTTAGCAAAGCGTATTTATAAAGTTTTACAGAAGATTACTAATGAACTTTTTTATATATTGGGACATTCATGGGGTGCCGACCTTGCTCTAAATTTTACAAAAATATTTCCAAACAAGATAAAGGGTGTCATTCTAGTGGACGGGGGATATGTGTTTCCTGAACAAGTTGATGGGATGACCGAAGAGATGGCCTTAGCAGGTTGGCGGGAATATATTAAGTCAAGTAAATATTGTTCATGGGATGAAGTAGTAAAAAAGTACCAAAATTACACAACGAAGCAATGGGATACATGGCTTGATTCGTTAATAACCTCTAACTTTAAAAAGGTTAAAGATAACTATGTATTAAAGGCTAATGAATTTAGTGTTTTAGCAGCTATTAAAGCGTTTTATATAGAACCTTGTTCAACTACTTATGATAGTATTAAATGCCCTGTCCTATTGTTTCACGCAACAATCCCAAAGACAGATTCTTCTAGAAATAAAGGAATACAAAGAATTAAAAAAGATATCAATGAAATAAAGGTAATAGGTATTGATAACACCAAGCATAACATTCACTGGGACTGCCCTGATATTGTTGCTAATGAAATTTTGCTATGGAAACGGGAACATAATCAATAA
- a CDS encoding helix-turn-helix transcriptional regulator produces MRNKILELRKHKGLTQDQLAKKCNVSRQTINAIENDRYDPTLQLAFKIARVLNTTVDDVFNP; encoded by the coding sequence ATGAGAAATAAAATTTTAGAACTTCGCAAGCATAAAGGGTTGACACAAGATCAACTGGCAAAGAAATGCAATGTATCAAGGCAAACAATTAATGCTATTGAAAATGACCGATATGACCCTACTCTACAACTGGCATTTAAAATAGCGAGAGTACTCAATACCACAGTTGATGACGTTTTCAATCCATAG
- a CDS encoding N-acetyltransferase produces MKISLEEMNAIEFQQYLNYAIRNYADEHIKAGDWEEEDAIRKATSEFEKLLPENEKTENNYLFTIRSNNQEVGMIWLAQRTSDEGFIYDINIWDGNQGKGYGKQAMIELETVAKKIGLKSIGLHVFGHNKVARDLYKKIGYIETNIKMKKIL; encoded by the coding sequence ATGAAGATTAGCTTAGAAGAAATGAATGCAATTGAGTTTCAACAATATTTAAATTATGCAATTAGAAACTATGCAGATGAACATATTAAAGCAGGTGATTGGGAAGAAGAAGATGCTATCAGGAAGGCAACAAGTGAGTTTGAGAAGTTATTGCCTGAAAACGAGAAAACCGAAAACAATTATTTATTTACAATACGGAGTAATAATCAAGAAGTTGGTATGATTTGGCTTGCTCAAAGAACAAGTGATGAGGGTTTTATCTATGACATTAATATTTGGGATGGTAACCAAGGGAAAGGCTACGGGAAACAAGCAATGATAGAGCTGGAAACCGTTGCGAAAAAAATAGGATTAAAAAGTATAGGCCTGCACGTCTTTGGACACAACAAAGTAGCACGAGATTTATACAAAAAGATAGGTTATATAGAAACAAATATTAAAATGAAAAAGATATTATAG
- a CDS encoding TIGR04104 family putative zinc finger protein, giving the protein MPTCKKCHRKWSWWKTLKKTFSFRIGIACPFCNEKQYFSARYRLRGTIIPFFISPLIMFTGIYFGYSYITLLIALSILLVFFVVNPFFVELSDKEEPLF; this is encoded by the coding sequence TTGCCAACTTGTAAAAAATGCCATCGTAAGTGGAGTTGGTGGAAAACTTTGAAAAAGACCTTTTCTTTTCGCATTGGAATAGCTTGTCCATTTTGTAATGAAAAGCAATACTTTTCAGCCCGTTATAGGTTGAGGGGTACTATTATTCCTTTTTTTATTAGTCCTCTAATTATGTTTACTGGGATATATTTTGGCTACTCTTACATTACCTTGCTCATCGCATTAAGTATTTTGCTGGTCTTTTTTGTTGTCAATCCGTTTTTTGTAGAGTTATCCGATAAAGAAGAACCATTATTTTAG